Proteins from a genomic interval of Calorimonas adulescens:
- a CDS encoding DUF3189 family protein — protein MIVVYYDYGGTHTSVVAAAVHLGRLNPEKVPEGKELIDLPLFDRITQSDLGHIIYNGTSIDGNNIYTLGLKKAKNLVIPAVEDMYKAVFGNTDGLYLVDVSSATNFYMKLGGLLSRGMRLQFLGLPLVVYGTRKAYRNIVRLVFNTKNAVKDYPGIQK, from the coding sequence ATGATTGTAGTTTACTATGACTATGGAGGGACTCACACCTCTGTAGTAGCGGCAGCAGTACACTTGGGCAGACTAAATCCGGAAAAGGTCCCTGAAGGTAAAGAATTAATAGATCTTCCTCTCTTTGATAGGATTACACAAAGCGATTTGGGACATATTATTTACAATGGGACAAGTATAGACGGAAATAACATTTATACCTTAGGCCTTAAAAAGGCTAAAAATCTGGTTATACCTGCTGTAGAGGATATGTATAAGGCTGTCTTTGGAAATACAGATGGGCTTTATTTGGTCGATGTGAGTTCTGCAACAAACTTTTATATGAAGCTTGGCGGTCTTTTATCGCGTGGAATGAGACTCCAGTTTTTGGGACTTCCTTTAGTTGTTTACGGTACAAGGAAGGCTTACCGCAATATAGTCCGACTGGTGTTCAATACTAAAAATGCAGTAAAGGATTATCCTGGAATACAAAAATAA